The proteins below come from a single Xenopus tropicalis strain Nigerian chromosome 9, UCB_Xtro_10.0, whole genome shotgun sequence genomic window:
- the uqcrc2 gene encoding cytochrome b-c1 complex subunit 2, mitochondrial: MKLATGARFLSRRLYSAKAAPKPEASGQARLNPEELQLTKLPNGLVIASLENYSPSSKIGVFIRAGSRYENASNLGVNHVLRLASSLTTKGASAFKITRGIEAVGGGLSVTSTRENIVYSVECLRDYVDTVMEYLINVTTAPEFRRWEVSDLQAKVKLDKAFAYQNPQVGVLENLHVAAYRNALANALYCPDYRLGKVTSDELQQFVQNHFTSPRMALVGLGVSHSVLKQVGEQFLNIRSGSGSAGVKAQYRGAEIREHNGDNLVHAAIVAEGAATSSHEANAFSVLQHILGAGPFIKRGSNASSKLSQAVNKATNQPFDVSAFNASYSDSGLFGVYTVSQAAAASEVINAALNQVKAVAQGNVTEADVTKAKNQLKSQYLMTLESSCGLLGEIGSQALASGTYVTPTETIQQIDSVTSADVVSAAKKFASGKKSMASSGNLENTPFVSDL, from the exons ATGAAACTTGCTACGGGTGCCCGGTTCCTCTCT agGAGGCTTTACTCTGCAAAAGCTGCTCCAAAACCCGAAGCAAGTGGACAGGCACGCCTTAACCCGGAGGAGCTACAG CTCACAAAGCTACCAAATGGATTGGTGATTGCATCTTTAGAAAATTATTCCCCATCATCCAAGATTGGCGTATTTATAAGGGCAGGAAGCAGATATGAAAATGCCAGTAACCTTGGGGTTAACCATGTGCTTCGTCTTGCATCCAGCTTG aCAACCAAGGGTGCATCAGCATTTAAAATAACCCGTGGAATTGAAGCTGTCGGTGGTGGATTAAG tgtgacCTCTACAAGGGAAAATATTGTTTATTCAGTTGAATGTCTGCGAGATTATGT AGACACTGTAATGGAATACCTCATCAATGTTACCACTGCACCAGAATTCAGGAGATGGGAGGTATCTGATCTTCAGGCAAAAGTAAAACTTGATAAGGCCTTTGCATATCAAAACCCACAAGTCG GAGTTCTTGAAAACCTTCACGTAGCAGCATACAGAAATGCACTTGCTAACGCCTTGTACTGTCCTGACTACAGACTTGGAAAAGTTACATCAGATGAG ttGCAGCAGTTTGTACAGAACCATTTTACAAGCCCAAGGATGGCACTGGTTGGATTAG GTGTGAGCCACTCGGTTCTTAAACAAGTGGGGGAGCAGTTCCTGAATATAAGGAGTGGATCCGGTTCTGCCGGTGTGAAAGCACAGTATCGTGGAG CCGAAATCCGAGAGCACAATGGAGATAACCTTGTTCATGCAGCCATTGTTGCTGAAGGAGCAGCCACAAGTAGTCATGAGGCAAATGCATTTAGTGTACTGCAGCACATTCTAGGCGCTGGGCCCTTCATCAAACGAGGAAGCAATGCTAGCAGCAAACTGTCTCAGGCTGTTaacaaggcaaccaatcagccattTGAT GTGTCTGCTTTCAATGCCAGCTACTCGGATTCTGGTCTTTTTGGTGTTTACACTGTctctcaggcagcagcagcaagtGAG GTTATCAATGCTGCTCTTAACCAAGTGAAGGCAGTGGCTCAGGGCAATGTCACAGAAGCTGACGTTACTAAGGCAAA GAACCAGCTGAAATCCCAGTATTTGATGACTCTGGAGAGTTCCTGTGGTCTGCTAGGTGAAATTGGCTCCCAGGCATTAGCATCTGGAACATATGTAACCCCAACTGAAACAATCCAGCAGATAGACTCTGTAACCAGTGCCGACGTTGTCAGT gctGCAAAGAAGTTTGCATCTGGAAAGAAATCTATGGCATCTTCTGGAAATTTGGAGAATACGCCTTTTGTTTCTGATCTGTGA